The genomic window GTCGGCACTGATGGTGAATGATCAGCTGGACTTTAATACACTGAAGGATCTGCTGGGTGTCACCGACGGTAATCTGGCGAGTCATCTCAAATCACTGGAGAAAAGCGAATATGTCTCTTTCAGCAAATCATTTCTGGAGCGTAAACCCAACACAAGCTACGCTGCAACAACAAAAGGGAAGAAGGCATTCAGGAAACATATCGGTGCGATAGAGAAGCTTCTTCAATAAATAAAATAACGGCCCACGGTTCTGTTAAGCACAGTTCCGTCAGCCAATGTATCAAACATTATTATTTATACTGTATGGAAACAGCTATTAGAGAGAGTCTGGACTACCCCGGTGAACTTGAAAAACTCTACCGGTCCGATAAAAAGCGTTTTGAGCAATCGTTCTTTGCCATTTATCCCGACATTGCCGGTACTGCGATGGCCGACTACTGGAAAGCCAGGCTGGAATTCGATCATCAGACTGACCCCGGGCGGAAAGTCCTGAAGAGTGATCTCCTTTTTCTGATTATTTCCTGTGTGCTGGCCGGCCTTTTGATTAAGATCCCTCAACTGGCTGGTTTTGATCCGGACGAGTATGATTACTACATGAAGAATGGGGGAATCATTATTTTCATGGGATTGTCGGCTTACATCTTTCTCACAAAAAACAGGATCAACCCTCGGCATTGGATCCTGTCGCTGCTGGTATTCACCCTTTCCGCTCTTTATATCAACCTGTTGCCGGCAGGAGAGGAAAGCGATTCGTTTGTCCTGGCCAGCATCCATCTGCCCTTGTTGTTCTGGTGTCTTTACGGCCTGGTTTTCATCGATTTTGATACAAAGGATCATCTGAAGCGGATCGGCTACATCAGGTACAACGGTGACCTGGCCATACTGACCGCCCTCATCCTGATTGTGGGAGGGATTCTTACCGCGGTAACGATCGGTCTGTTTTCTGCCATCGACCTGCATATTGAGAATTTCTATATGGAGAATATCGCGATTGTTGGCGTGGTCTCGGCACCCATCGTTGCGACATATATTATCCGGAACTTCCCGGTAGTAACCAACAGGATTGCCCCGATCATGGCAGGCATTTTCAGCCCTCTGGTGTTGATTACGCTGGTGGTTTAT from Dehalobacter sp. includes these protein-coding regions:
- a CDS encoding DUF4153 domain-containing protein, whose product is METAIRESLDYPGELEKLYRSDKKRFEQSFFAIYPDIAGTAMADYWKARLEFDHQTDPGRKVLKSDLLFLIISCVLAGLLIKIPQLAGFDPDEYDYYMKNGGIIIFMGLSAYIFLTKNRINPRHWILSLLVFTLSALYINLLPAGEESDSFVLASIHLPLLFWCLYGLVFIDFDTKDHLKRIGYIRYNGDLAILTALILIVGGILTAVTIGLFSAIDLHIENFYMENIAIVGVVSAPIVATYIIRNFPVVTNRIAPIMAGIFSPLVLITLVVYLISIIVTGKDPYSDRDFLIMFNLMLLGVMAIIVFSVTGTSVHKKQRFNEWTLFVLSLITLIVNLIALSAIIYRLGEFGFTPNRTAV
- a CDS encoding transcriptional regulator → MVKEFLKDLDKAFENRIRLGIMSALMVNDQLDFNTLKDLLGVTDGNLASHLKSLEKSEYVSFSKSFLERKPNTSYAATTKGKKAFRKHIGAIEKLLQ